ataaatagaagtcttaggcttacttgatattacatggaaaactttagtagcaacgtctgatataaataaaatacacgtatatcggtgacgttttactccaaatatatatgagagacgttgaaggggaaggcgaaggttgaaatctcaaactctctaataagagaaaaggtactttcttttttaaaagaaatggagTGGCCCTGAAAAGGACCGTTGTGTTTCTGAGTAGCATCTCTACTCAGTGGTGCTATCAGCAGGGGCTCTTTGGATGGTGCTATCAGCAGGGGCCCTTTGGACATAGGGGTAAACCCTAACAACCCTGACGTAGCTCCGTATCTCTCCTCCATTCTCTGCCTTTCTGCCCGTCTCTACTGTTCTCTATCTCTTAAGGACCGGATGATCCTTAATGCCTCATTCGTTCTTCGTTGGGTGTCCCTCCACCTCTCTTCTTCTCTCCTTAGCGTATTGAGAATGCTGTTTTGAGGAGCAGCAGCTTGGTTGTTGATAGTACATGGTATCAGCCCCATCTACTTTCTCTACAGGTGCATAAGTTTTGCTTTCCATCTTGTCTCTTCAGATTTCAGAGATCAACTGATGTCGATGTGCTGGCAGTCCCCGtatttataggattttttttcaaggCCATCATACCAGCTTGGTTTCCGTCAGTATAAAAGGACTGTCAACAAGGGATTTGTATCATTTCTGCCTAGGCAAATATGGTATAACCACGTAAATTAGTACCTTACTCAGATACTTCGAGTAGCGGTGAAGATGATGAAGAAGAACTAAAGAAGCATCGTTTATCATtaactaaaaagaaacaaatattagcTAGTAGAAAAGAACGGCGTGAGGATTTAGAAGAAAAACGTAAACAAGCAATGCAAGATCAACACGATGAAAAACGACACGACCTGGCAAGCAACTACTTTAACATTACACCTAGAATGGAGCGGAAATCAAGAAAATTCAAGACTCAAAGTAAAGTGTACGAGGTCACATTCAAACCGTATGACCAGCCATATGACTTTACCTACGAACTATTCAATGCTATGGTAGACAAGATGAAAGAGGAGTGTCAGACCAAGCCTGGAGATAAAGTTCGAGTCTCTATTGATCATCCcggtttgaaacttggaatacacgTCCCATTTGACAATGCGTCAGCAGTGACAGGAGAAACTGTActtcaagaaattgaaaatgtcatgcAAAGCAATgaagatttcaatattcatgatgGTCAACTACATGCTGAAATTACTCCTATTCCCATGCCTGAAGGATCCGGCAAAGCCAGACGAAATATGCATCATGGATCACATGTCACTATAGAGAACATGACTCAACttaaacggagtgtcatgcaagTTGACAATCCTAATGACAGCATATGCTTGGCACGATCCATCGAAGTAGGTATATGCCATGCACAAAAATCAAATACCGAGGAATGGAAGAAACGATGGAACATGATACGACAATCCAAGAAAAGTTTACAGCAGAAGGAAGCTCAGACGCTATTGGATAGTGTTGGGATCGGATACGACCAGCCGTGCGGAATAGAGGAGTACCAGAAAATCCAGACCAAACTCTACCCAGACTACATTATCAAGGTTCACACGCAAAATGTTAAAGGTGAACCTTTGTTTACCCCACCCACCATGAGGAAAGGGAGTAAAGTCATACACGTATACTACCACGGAGGACATTATGACACCATCACTTCGATCAAGGGATTTTATGGACATAGTTATTATTGTGAATACTGTGACATTGGCTATAACAATCTAGAACAACAcaagtgtaaaaacatttgtcagtGTTATTCAACGGAATCTGGCGTACAGGTGGTTTGTAGTGACTGTAGGATAACTTTTAAAAGTGTTGAATGTTATCACAAGCATAAGCAAATCACAGGTcacaaaaagaaaagtatttgtgAATCCATATGGCAATGTCAGTCTTGTCATGGTATTGTTGTAGGTACAAAGAAAAGTCATGTTTGTTCAGGGTCTAAGAAATGTAGATATTGTAAGGACATTGTTGGACCTAATCACGAATGTCATATACCAAACTATGTTTCGCCTGAATCTGAAGGTCATTCAGattacatctttttttattttgagagtCGGTTCGATACAAGTGGGcacatatttaatttttgttgtgcTCAACGCTTTTGCGATGAATGTATCCATAAGGACATCATTGAACTGTGCGATCACTGCGACAGGTTACCTGAACCCAGGGATATGTTGTTTAGGGGTGATAATACCGGGGCCGAATTTTGTACTTGGTTATTTAAACCCACCCACAAAGGCTCCACGGTCATAGCACACAATGTTCAAGGGTATGATGGTCAGTTTACCTTGCGGTATATTGTCAGTCATACCACAATCAAACCCGAGGTCATCATGAATGGAAGCAAACTCATTTCCCTGAAATGTCATGGACTGAGAAAGATTGATTCCTTGAGCTTTCTCAGTATGCCATTGTCAGCTTTTCCCAAAACGTCTGGTCTTACAGAAATGGTTAAAGGCTATTTTCCACATTGGGCCAAAAAAGCTGAATACCAGAATTATGTGGGACATTACTTAGACTCGGAGTACTATCATCCAGGCGGTATGAAACCAGAAGCCCGTGAAGTCTTTTTGGAATGGCACCAGGAAAAGGTCAACACACAGTCCATCTTTGATTTTCAAAAGGAAAAGTATTGCCGATCAGATGTAGATCTTTTAAGGAGGGGTTGTAGTGAATTTCAACATCAGTTAATGGCTAGTGACGATATCAATCCTTTTACCGAATGTGTCACTTTAGCTCAAGTCTGTTATTGTGCCCACAAAAACACATTGCCAGAAAAGAGTTTGGGTATAATTTCAGATGCAGGATATCCAAACAAGACCCGTTATTCCATTAAAGGCGTACGATGGTTACAGGCCGAGGCAACTATCAGAGGAAAACCCATTCGTCATGCACTGAACGGTGGAGAAGTCCGTATAGGTCCTTATTCTGTTGATGGGTACAATGCAGAGACCAACACGATGTATGAGTTTCTAGGGTGCTGGACTCATGTGTGTGAAACATGCTATCCAAAGCGTGAAGTCAAGAATCCTTACTCTTTAAAGACCATGAATACATTGTATGTAGAGACCTTTTCAAGATTTGAATGTTGAAGAATCAAGGGTACCACATTGCATACATTTGGGAATGTAAATTTGACCAAAAGTGCAAGGAAGACACTGAGAACAAGAATTTGATTGATCGGTTCTATCCCCATATGGAACCCATCAAACCCCGTGATGCCCTGTTTGGTGGACGTACCAGTGCAGTCACCCAAAACATGAAGTAGATGAAAGCACCAATCAAGAGACCAAGTAAGCTTATATTTGTTCACTGTATCTTTATgtgaacaaatacaaaaatatccCCTACATCACCCTGTCATTCTAAGTCAGGAGGAAATTGATATTACAAACCTTAAACAATACAGAGGTTTTGTCAAGTGTAAGATGCTTCTCCTCAAGATTTATGGTTACCCGTCTTACCCATGCATTGCAACAATAAAATGGTGTACACCTTGTGTTATACATGTGCTGAGAAAGAACTTCAGGCTTGTACTCATTCAGAAGAAGAAAGGGTCTTGGTTGGGGTTTGGATTTCTGTGGTATTGAATAAGGCTTTAGATCTAGGTTACAAAGTCCTTGAAGTGTATCAAATCTGGCACTTCAAGGAATGGAGCGACACTGTCTATAAGGAATACATCAATAAGTACTTGAAAAGGAAACAGGAGGCCAGTGGTTATCCCAACTGGGTCAAAACTGAGGCCGATAAAGACAAGTTCAAAAGCGACTATTTTCAGGCCGAAGGTGTCATCCTTGAAGATGTGGAGAAGAATCCCGGCAAAAGGGCCGTGGCCAAAACCATGCTCAATTGTCTCTGGGGAAAGAATGCCCAAAACAATGTCTTATCCAAACCGGAATACATTGATAAGCCAGCCAGGTTATACGAGATCATGGCTGACCCTCACAAAAAAGTCAACTACTTTGACTTCTTTGAACATGATGAGTTTTCTCTGATCAATTATTCCGATTACATGGATATGTCAGAACCCTATGCTGCAGCCAATGTGGTAGTTGCAGCTTTTGTCACTGCCTATGCTAGGTTAGAACTGTATTCAGTCCTGGAACGTTTAGGGGATCGGATCTTGTATTTTGACACAGACAGTTGTATGTACATTTATGACCCTGATAAATATAATATTCCCATTACAGACAGTCGATTGGGAAAGTGGACTGATGAAGTACCCAATGGAAGAATTGTCAAGTATGTTGCCCTGGGTCCTGAAAAATACGGGTACGAGTACATTGGCAATGGGGAACGCCACACAGTGTGCAAGGTCAAAGGCATTACCCTGGATTACAATACCACCCAAAAAGTCAATTTCAACAGTATGATACAAGCTGTCCAAAACAGGGAATCTTTTTCAGAACTCATTGAATATCCATACCGTATCAAAAGACATAGAGAATGAGAGGTCACCAGTGAACTCCAGACCAAGACTTTCCGTTCAGTGTATACCAAACGTGTCGTGGTGGATCAATATAAGACCGTGCCTTACGGATATCTTCCGTAGTAGACATTACATCAAATGAGTTTGAATGAATCTGAACTGACTTCAGCATTGTAACCAACAAGtcatacataaaagtgtgttgaataaaattaacaaaacagaAGAAGTTGTGTTATATTTTTGGCTTCAAGATGGAGCATAGCTCTGGAGTATTCGAGAACATGATGAATTCATTCGCTGCAGAACTCAAGGAAGTAtgtccagtacatcacaaagtatgggCGTATGAAGCACATTTCAGTAAAGTACATCTTGGCTTTTCGGCAGACACTTTTGTTGAATTATTCACAgcctatataagaaacaggacggATTTAAAAGTAGACTTTTCCATCATTCACACTGGTGATTCGTATACGAACATGTGGATCAATTTGCCAGAGAATTTTTTGGTAGATATAGAATGTGCATTGTGCGATTTTCTGCAAGCAAAGAAGTGTCTTAACGTcaagtacaaggacataacaaaagTAAGGACAGAGTTGGATATGAGTTTCTCTACATGGATGTACATGCTCCGAAAATACATGAGTAAATATCATTCTGACATCGAACTTGAGTGGTGTGAACACAGTTTGCAACCAAATTCGTTTTGCACGTGTAACATCACGACGGAACCCAAAATGTTGGATGGAGATGATAAAGTCTACgtcaacattctgactatgttatGTGATCACCATGCAGATCGACAATGGTAAATAGTAGCCACACAACAGAAAATGTATCATTCGTAAACATGATGTCAAACAAGGCAGCTGTGGTGTCTCTCAAACTCAAAGAGTTGATGGAATTGCATGGGGGTGACATTACTCCATCAAATATTGGAATATTTACCAAAGATCAAGTCACTTTTGTGGATGCATTATATGGTAGCATCAGAATTGCTGTTCCTGATTAACCAGTACAGATTACAACAACATGTCAGACAGTAAAGAGAAGAAAATCTTTACACCTGCAGAAACAATCACTCATGTCATCAACTGGATGAGATTAATGGATAAAGCATAAAGCAAACAGGAAAAAATGGCACTTATGAAAGTTATGATATTGATGACTGTGCGTATGATGAAAGATTTTGACAGTTTAAACTGGTTATGTGAACTTTATAACTGTgacattgaaaacattaaattggAGTGGTATATGGATGATAAGATAAAAGgcatttatttgttaaataattgttaactattgtttttgttgtgaaCATTGTTTTTGTCAACACTGTTCTTTGTCAGCATTGTTGTTATCAACATTGTTTTGCCagtataaataaacatgtaaaaaagaaTATGTTGTCATTATTCTTGAAACCATCATGGAAGAAAGTAATTTATTATTTCAACAttcttgcaatatttttatttctggacCAAGTGGGTCTGGTAAAACACAATTTGTCAAACAATTGATTGAGTTTAAAACGGATGTGTTTTAAACTGTACCACAACAAGTGGTGTTGTGTTACAAAGAATGGCAGACTACCTACGCTATGTTTCAAGAAAGAGAAGGATCTTATATCAAGTTTGTCAATGGCATCCCAGACGACGACGAGGAAAAAATCAAACTTTGGTTTACTAGAAAAGGACATCATCGTAATGCCAGTGTGATTTATATCACACAGAACATGTTTCAACAATCCAAAGCAAGCAGAACAATGAGTCTGAATGCGCATTACATGATTCTGTTTCAAAATACTAGAGATAAAGGGCAAATCAAAGTAATGGCAAGTCAAATTCAATTGCCACATTAACTGCAAGCCTATCGAGATGCCATTTCAGTTCCTCACGGATATTTAGTGATTGATTTTCATCCAAGAACTCCCGAGTCCTACAGACTGAGAACAGATATCTTTCATCGTTGGGTGATTGGAGGAAATCGAGGAACTGTTGTGTACATGGGACTAAAAAGACATAGAAAGAAGGTATTCACTTCAAGACAATTCGTCATGGATTACACACCAAAAGCTGTCATCAGAGCCTTGGAATCGCTCAGTCaggagaaaaatattaaaaaaagacaacagtTATTACAAGCGGGTCTGCATGAAATGATGAAATGGTTTACGTAAGCAGCCAAAATAATCATACAGAAAAGGATTCAACTGCCTAAACAGACTTTGAATTTCATGAACAGAAATCAACAAGAGATTCAACAATTAGCAGACGCCAACGTGGATGCCGAAACCAAACGTAAATTGATACTGAAACAAGGAGGCAGTGGATTTCTTGGAGGTGTTATAATTCGAAGTCTACTCCGTTGGGACGGACAAAAGACTTTGAGAAAATTTGACAAGGCTGTCAAGAAAAGATCTGTCAAAACGCCATCAGCCAAGAAAGGTAAAAAGAGATCTGTCAAAACGCCAGCAGTCAAGAAAGGCAAAAAGAGATCTGTCAAAACGCCAGCAGTCAAGAAAGGCAAAAAGAGATCTGTTTAAACACCAGCCAAGAAACACAAATCACCGTTGAAAGTCAAAATACAAGTCAAGAAATCATCGGGCAAGACCACAGGGAGGACACTTCCACCACCCATGAGGAAACTCGATGATCGGTTTGTGACTATCAGACAAAAATCTTCACCAAGACAAGACTCGCCTTTGAGACCACTCAGTCGAGTTTCTGATGTGATTGATCAGACAACACCAGTCAGTTCACCTCTCTCACCTATCAGCATCATGTCTGGATTTCAAACTCCAAGTCCCATGCAATCGAGATTCAAGAGTACCATCCCATCTTCTGTTCTTAATACTCCTAAATCAAGATTTAATAACGTGGTGGTGAATCAACATGATGGTTTAACCTATTTGACTCCAAACGGTAAATGGACTGTAAGCAAATTAACACCAGGAGAAACTTCGTTCTCGTCTCCGTCCCGAAACTCAACCCCAAGATCGTTTTTGTCCAGTACTTCGTCGTGAACTCCATCTTGGGCAAGCTCACCATCTTCTACATTTACAGGGTATCCGAGTAGAATGTTAGCCCGTTTTTCACCACTGAATCGACAAGTATCTACACTTAGATCAGGTTCAatcagtgatgccacaaaaacagCCTTTGATGCCCTGTCGCCTATATAAGCCTAAGTATTCACATCAATTGTTGTTGGGACAGTCAAGAAGATGGCATGCAAAAGAATTGCAAAACGTAAAACACCGTTGATCAAGAAACATGGAGCAATGATGTTAGCTTTAGGCAAGGCACAGCCTCAGCTTAGGAAAAAGCTAATCAAGGAAGCGCCTAAGGATCTGAACAAGTGTGTGGCGGAAtgctgtcaaaatattttaaaagggaaTGTATCTCTAACAGAAGCTCAGAAGCGCCAGTTGCATCCAAGGCGTCAACAACTTCGGGACTTGGCAAACAAAAAGATTCCCATccagaagaaaaaacaaattttaaatcagaAAGGAGGATTTTTACCACTGTTAGCTTTTGCGTTAGCACCTGTGCTCAACAACAGTATTGAAAAATTGATAGATAAAATATGAATAAGATGGCCATTGTTCCGTTTTTAAAATGCTAGAAGAGATGAATCGCTGGAGAGCAGAGCAACAGCAACGTCCAAGGTTACCACCAAACCCTAACATCACACAAACATCAGAGCTGCAGAAAGACATGGGGTCTGTACTTCATGGAGAGGATTTGTCTGAAAGTGAAAAAGCTAAATTATTTGGTCAAACGTTACAAAAATTTCAACTAGCTCATAAAAAGGCAGTGCAACTGTCATCGAAATCTCAGCCGTGTATCGTGATGTTCCTCGCCAATATGGTCATGGACATAGGTCTATCTTTAAATCAGCTATCAAAACAAAATTTCCTTTTGTGAAACCCATGGTTAAATCAGCAATTAGGGCCCTCAAACATGCATGAAGGTCTGGGTGCAGTCAAGGATATCATGTTAGGAAGAAATCCAAAACAGGTGTTAAAGTTTCGTGGAAAAAGGGCGCTGAAGTTTGTTGGAAAAGCAACAGCTTTATCCTTGGGAGAATCTTTGATCAAAACTATAAAAGGTTCAAAACCAAGGCCTCGTCGTCAGTACTCATTCAGGCATCGTGGAAGAAGGGTGGTGGTGATACCACAACGTGGTCGTGGAAAAAAAACGTTCGCAAAGAAAACTCTCTGGGGATTTGATCTTACCGCAGATCAAGGTTGCGAGGAAGGTCAGCTTCATCCTATAAAACGGGGAACCTGAGGATAGATCTTCAGTTTGCATAACAACTTCCTAGCGTCATGAACGTGATAGTGTACGCAGAATTCGACAATCAAATTGAAATCAAAGGATTGAGAGAAGTCGTGACAGATTATTAAAACATGGATGGTCATGCCTATGCCAGAGAACTCAGAGAAGATGTTGAGAAAGTGAAATACCACGAaccgatatttaaaagaaaactgaagaaTATGCGAGACATCTTAAACGATTGTGTTGTGGAAGAACTTCAAACGCTCATCTCCGATGAAGAACTGTTTTGGATGTGTAGTGGATCATCCCAGTCAATTACAGCATCAAATGTGTTTGTTCACATCTACGGACGAGTGGGTGGAATTGTACATTGAAAAAGCTCTTAATCTACTGAATCTCTACAATGTCATGGAAAAATGGTATCCAAAACTAGAGCTCATGGATGTGCATGACAGTGAGAAAGTACAAGCCCTGCATATGTGGGTAGATATAAGGGACAAGTTAGCCCGTCATCAATCAGGTCCACGGGAAAGCTGGATGAGTATATGGGCAGATCGAGTGAAAGACGTCTGGAATCATGAGTACCCATGAACTTCAATACATCTTGGATAAATCGTTTATATTGAGAACACTCAATGGAGAAGTGTGTCCTAAGGATCATCTACCGAAGCAGAAACCTTGTCATGTGAAAGCTTACATAGTGAACACACATGACTCAGATAAACCTGGAGAACATTGAGTGGCTATTTACTTCAGAGAAAATACAGCCATCTGCTTTGACTTTTATGGATTACCACCCTTAGAGGAAGCTATTTGACCCTTCTTGGACAACAATACCCGAAGCTGGACTAGGAACAACATACGACTTCAAAGTGGAAGCAGTGCCATGTGTGGTGTTTACTGCATATTTGCTTTGGACGCTTTAGCCAGAGCATATGATTTAGAGACTATATTGACTATCAAATTTTGTTAAGAGCCGAGATATTGGCATCTCAATGACAAGATGTAGgaacttggtttaaacaattcTATGGACACTTGTATGCAAAAGCTAGATCACTAGCTAAACCTGAACATTGTCAGTGTTGTCCGCAGATCAATCTGATAAACTTGCTTTagctttgtttaaattgtatgtgTTAGACCATGATTATTTGTACCCTTAATGCTCTTTGTTAATACAGTTACTTGTTCAATACAAAATGTGTACACAAAATATTCgtgttttgttatttttcccTATCTAGGGGTAGTAGTAAAGGTGCCATAAACTCATCCCTCAAAAAGACCAGAGGTCCTGGtctttttcaacttagccatgTAGATGTTGGTCCTCCATGTAAGATCAAATCTCATTGGCTAATATGTTGACTCTCTATCCGGTCTGCGCGATCCCAATATAAGCAAGTACATTGCCCTACATTCCATCATTCGTTCACAATGGAGTCCATTGCCGAGCAAATTGAGGAGCTGCAACAACTCGAAGCCAGAGCTGCTGCTCTTCAAAACAGCATTCTCAATACGCTAAGGAGAGAAGAAGAGAGGTGGAGGGACACTCAACGAAGAACGAATGAGGCATTAAAGATCATCCGATCCTTAAGAGATAGAGAACAGTAGAGACGGGCAGAAAGGCAGAGAATGGAGGAGAGATACGGCGCTACGTCAGGGTTGTTAGGGTTCACCCCTATGTCCAAAGGGCCCCTGCTGATAGCACCATCCAAAGAGCCCCTGCTGATAGCACCACTGAGTAGAGATGCTATTCAGAAACACAACGGTCCTTTTCAGGGCCACTCCATTTCTTTTAAGAAAGAAAGTACCTTTTCTCTTATTGTCTACTGGTAAAGCATATGGTACCCTGGATGGTGATCTGGCATCCTAAATGGTGATATGGTACCCTAAATGGTGATATGGTACCCTATGTTAAATTCCCATAGGGTACCATAAATTTGATATGGTACCCTACTGGGGGTGATATGGTACCGGTACCATAAATTTCCTGGCTCACAATGGGACCTATGGCGTGGCATGGTGATATGGTACCCTACTGGGGGTGGTGGAACAGACTAGTCACGAATCGTCGTGCATGTCGTGTATTTTTAAAGTCATTAATGCGTATATCACTTTCTAAACAtcatacatttaaatatatttaggaacagtttaaaatcattttactgaaaaataacttaaccttACACTTTTACAGTTTCATCACAAACCTTTTATCTACACCATATTTTCATGATTgatgggtgctttggaattttcgttgccatttatttgtaaatcatgGTAGAGTTTGATTTGCCTTTGATTACTACATTtatttctagtttctgcatgaccattagaaaaacaatgattttctagTACTTGAACTACTTGTGCATTAATTATATCGTGTCACTAATACAAGTTTTCAGATGAAACTGTCCAATTATTACTTTAtataatctggtattttgtcactacgGTTAGAGCCTTTCTCGACGGAGAGTTatttttacactgtcttgtctcaCTTGATTAGAATTAAGGTAAATGCGAGGTTGGCATGTgcttaaacgcgtttaaaccccccagtttcctttatatacatacgttactgaccgttccaaggcggtgtccctattttcaacttgtttttgtcCATTTTATATATTGCCCTGTTTGTTGTTGGTGTTTCTTTCCTCTCTCCCCCCATCACCCCCTAGTATTTACCCCCTGCAccttttactatgagtgaggTGCCCatctgtgttttttcttcttgtCTGCTTCTTTgctttgtgtgcgtgcgtgtatgtatgtatgtttgtttgtcttgTTACGTGTCTTGGTTTGTGTAGTAGGGAGACCGCGGTTAAGGAGCGTGGCTTTTCCagttgtatattcatccttgcttttttcaCTTTCCCCAACAGCCCTGCCCTTTTATCTACGCcttattcattttgtattttgtatataattaaaatgttggatttttgaagcaacccgtctgctatattttccATTCAAGCTAATTCAAGCTATAAGGCAGGATTAGGCTCAGCGTTCGTGTGATTGGAGCCTGGCAAAATTTACTGGAGTCGAATGCAACGTCCTAGATAAGGCTATCGTTATAATGCATGTTAATTTCATTGCTATATTGTTTTACCTCCGCGAATATTTCTTTGGAGCTGTATGTTTGAAATTAACATTTCTTTTACTATTAACCAAATAACAGTTCTGCataaaagtatgattataatcaAATATCTTTTGTTCATAGAACATCTGcttgaaataaagttttacaaTTGAAGGTCCAGACAAGACCTGAAACCCAAACTCCTGCGTTTTATATATAATCTGGTTTTGCACagctcaaaaaaaaaacaaaaaaaaaaaaaacaacaaaatacagaAACGTTTATGAGTTGAAGATGTCACCGTGCAGAATATtattacttttacaaaaaatataatagtATGTATTGTTACATTTTCATAGATAATGTacgaaaattgaaaatgattttcGGATGATGAAAGGAAAAGGGCTAAAAAGAGTTACCGCacatttttataaacaatatgaaTTTGTAACCTTCACATCAACAAGGATCATCGGGTTGATAGTCCAAACTTTAAAAAAGTCTTGTTTGGGAAAATACATGGCTTCTACATTCATCTTTATCCTAATTCAAAACACAACGATGTCATTTCcttacataaatataatattatgtgtcTCGTATTTTTATATCACAACGACTTTTCGATAAAAGAATATTCAAATATCGTCTGATTACTGAGTAAAAAGAGATTTGCTGTTTACATAAATGAGAAGTTTTATAGACTCCAACAGTGACAATATAAAGGCACACACCTAGAGCGGAAGTGCTACTTTCCCAACATCTCGTTTTCGGCATCATTTGAAACCGTACTGGAATGAACATCTGTCAAGAGTTCAAACCTGTATGAAAGACAGGCGTTCAGATTGGTGCAGGGATGGCATACCCAGGAGCCCAGACAA
The sequence above is a segment of the Mercenaria mercenaria strain notata chromosome 3, MADL_Memer_1, whole genome shotgun sequence genome. Coding sequences within it:
- the LOC128555871 gene encoding uncharacterized protein LOC128555871, whose amino-acid sequence is MEVVHGALDQGTIPRSLLINMRFPGFNQYWYCVTSATIPPLPATMDDGSPHPQCTEISPYGLNRLSSSIDGHCYHNYCSYSKNDTSSSGEDDEEELKKHRLSLTKKKQILASRKERREDLEEKRKQAMQDQHDEKRHDLASNYFNITPRMERKSRKFKTQSKVYEVTFKPYDQPYDFTYELFNAMVDKMKEECQTKPGDKVRVSIDHPGLKLGIHVPFDNASAVTGETVLQEIENVMQSNEDFNIHDGQLHAEITPIPMPEGSGKARRNMHHGSHVTIENMTQLKRSVMQVDNPNDSICLARSIEVGICHAQKSNTEEWKKRWNMIRQSKKSLQQKEAQTLLDSVGIGYDQPCGIEEYQKIQTKLYPDYIIKVHTQNVKGEPLFTPPTMRKGSKVIHVYYHGGHYDTITSIKGFYGHSYYCEYCDIGYNNLEQHKCKNICQCYSTESGVQVVCSDCRITFKSVECYHKHKQITGHKKKSICESIWQCQSCHGIVVGTKKSHVCSGSKKCRYCKDIVGPNHECHIPNYVSPESEGHSDYIFFYFESRFDTSGHIFNFCCAQRFCDECIHKDIIELCDHCDRLPEPRDMLFRGDNTGAEFCTWLFKPTHKGSTVIAHNVQGYDGQFTLRYIVSHTTIKPEVIMNGSKLISLKCHGLRKIDSLSFLSMPLSAFPKTSGLTEMVKGYFPHWAKKAEYQNYVGHYLDSEYYHPGGMKPEAREVFLEWHQEKVNTQSIFDFQKEKYCRSDVDLLRRGCSEFQHQLMASDDINPFTECVTLAQVCYCAHKNTLPEKSLGIISDAGYPNKTRYSIKGVRWLQAEATIRGKPIRHALNGGEVRIGPYSVDGYNAETNTMYEFLGCWTHVCETCYPKREVKNPYSLKTMNTLYVETFSRFEC